The proteins below come from a single Desulfotomaculum sp. genomic window:
- a CDS encoding UPF0182 family protein: MSLRSFRPLAIGILVALFLFFLLAKWGGHLYVDWLWFKSLNYQFVFTTRYLSEILLRTAVFILTFLLLFLSLMLTRRTITSAAQSSREIEEGGVVTLQRSPVLKFINNKTVTTVFVVVSILMGLMVSSSVTGDWVILQKFLHPSTFGLKEPIFNKDISFYVFQVPFYQFLYKLSVSLIILIAVWTVLAYFLASVASGNLSVRKFFDITAARYHLSILLAIYFLLMAWGYKLQQYTLLHSAKGVVFGPGYTDVHANLLAYKVMFFLAAITGIIVLVNIFMRRFRFIVYAIGFMIVASIILNGIYPALVQKLVVLPSEMDKEKPYIENSIKYTRIAYNLDTIDKKLFPAGKTLDVADVKGNQDTIKNIRLWDYRPLQQTYSQLQEMRTYYEFKDIDIDRYNIDGQYRQVMLAARELNQELLPDQAKTWVNQHLKYTHGYGIAMSPVTEITGEGLPNLLIKDIPPTTSTNLKVNRPEIYFGELTNNYVIVNTRSQEFNYPMGDDNAWSTYQGKDGVKIGSIVRRLILTLTFNDYKLLLSGDISSESQALYYRSLYQRVPKIAPFLLYDKDPYLVLDNGKLYWMWDAYTTTDMFPYSEPFSNKMNYIRNSVKVVVDAYTGKVTFYIADSADPVLKTYQKIFPGLFASEMPSGLKEHIRYPEDLFTIQANKYMVYHMQNYRVFYNKEDKWDLPTEIFGSEEQTMESYYTIARLPGEEKPEYIQIIPFTPHNKKNMIAWFAGRSDGKNYGKLLVYEFPKQELVYGPMQVEARINQDTTISQQLSLWDQRGSQVIRGNLMVIPVKDSLIYVEPLYLQAAQGKMPELSRVIVAHGDHVVMERTLEESLQKIFGGQDIIEPSSQQPAGEQGANAAETVSSLSQKASRLFDEAQKKIAGGDWAGYGNLMGQLKDTLNELADKAK, translated from the coding sequence ATTTCATTGCGTTCATTTCGACCGCTGGCAATAGGGATCTTGGTAGCCCTTTTTTTGTTTTTTTTGCTTGCCAAATGGGGCGGGCATCTGTATGTGGATTGGCTGTGGTTTAAAAGCTTAAATTATCAATTTGTCTTTACCACTCGTTATCTTTCTGAAATACTCCTTCGCACGGCTGTATTTATTTTAACTTTTTTATTGCTGTTTTTAAGCCTTATGCTGACACGCAGGACAATTACTTCGGCGGCACAATCGTCCAGGGAGATTGAAGAGGGGGGCGTAGTAACATTACAGCGTTCTCCTGTGCTTAAGTTTATAAACAATAAAACGGTTACTACCGTGTTTGTTGTGGTGAGCATTTTAATGGGTTTGATGGTAAGTTCGTCAGTAACAGGGGACTGGGTAATCTTGCAAAAATTTCTTCACCCCAGCACATTTGGTTTAAAGGAACCAATTTTCAATAAGGATATCAGTTTTTATGTTTTTCAAGTGCCATTTTATCAGTTTCTCTATAAATTGTCAGTCTCTCTAATAATTCTTATTGCTGTCTGGACTGTGCTGGCTTATTTTCTGGCCAGCGTTGCAAGCGGGAACCTCAGCGTGAGAAAATTCTTTGATATTACAGCAGCCCGCTATCATCTTTCTATTTTACTGGCTATTTATTTCCTTTTGATGGCATGGGGATACAAACTGCAGCAGTATACCCTTCTGCATTCCGCAAAAGGTGTTGTCTTCGGCCCGGGGTATACAGATGTTCACGCAAACCTACTGGCTTATAAAGTCATGTTTTTTCTTGCCGCAATTACAGGTATTATAGTTTTGGTTAATATTTTCATGCGGCGCTTCCGTTTTATTGTATATGCAATAGGATTCATGATTGTTGCCTCAATTATTTTAAACGGGATTTATCCCGCATTAGTCCAAAAACTTGTTGTTCTGCCTAGCGAAATGGACAAGGAAAAACCCTATATTGAAAACAGCATTAAATACACGCGTATTGCTTATAACCTTGATACTATCGACAAGAAACTGTTCCCTGCAGGAAAGACATTAGATGTTGCTGATGTCAAGGGAAATCAGGATACGATAAAAAACATTCGTTTATGGGATTACAGGCCTTTGCAGCAGACGTACAGTCAACTTCAGGAAATGCGCACCTATTATGAATTTAAGGACATCGATATTGATCGTTATAATATCGACGGCCAATACCGTCAGGTGATGCTGGCGGCCAGGGAATTAAATCAGGAACTTCTTCCCGATCAGGCCAAAACATGGGTTAATCAGCATTTGAAATACACACACGGATATGGAATTGCCATGAGTCCGGTAACTGAAATCACAGGTGAAGGACTCCCGAACCTGCTTATAAAAGACATTCCACCAACAACAAGTACGAATTTAAAAGTGAACAGGCCTGAGATTTACTTTGGCGAACTGACCAATAATTATGTCATAGTTAATACTCGCAGCCAGGAGTTTAATTATCCTATGGGTGATGATAACGCCTGGTCGACATATCAAGGCAAAGATGGTGTTAAAATTGGTTCTATAGTCCGTCGTTTGATTCTTACCCTTACTTTTAATGATTATAAACTTTTACTTTCGGGCGATATAAGTAGCGAAAGCCAGGCGCTATACTACCGTAGTTTATACCAGCGTGTTCCTAAAATAGCTCCTTTTCTTCTTTATGATAAAGATCCGTATCTTGTGCTTGATAACGGCAAACTATACTGGATGTGGGACGCTTATACAACCACCGATATGTTTCCATATTCCGAACCGTTTTCAAATAAGATGAATTATATCCGGAATTCGGTAAAAGTTGTGGTTGACGCTTACACCGGTAAAGTTACGTTTTATATTGCGGATTCTGCGGATCCTGTACTGAAGACTTATCAGAAAATATTTCCCGGACTTTTTGCTTCTGAAATGCCTTCCGGATTGAAGGAGCATATCCGTTATCCGGAAGATCTGTTTACAATTCAGGCTAATAAATATATGGTTTACCACATGCAGAATTACCGTGTTTTTTATAATAAGGAAGACAAGTGGGATTTGCCGACCGAAATCTTTGGCAGTGAGGAACAGACTATGGAGTCTTACTATACCATTGCCAGACTGCCCGGGGAAGAAAAGCCCGAATATATACAGATTATACCTTTCACGCCACATAATAAAAAGAATATGATTGCCTGGTTCGCCGGCCGCTCAGACGGTAAAAATTACGGCAAACTGCTCGTTTATGAATTTCCGAAGCAGGAACTGGTCTACGGTCCCATGCAGGTGGAGGCCAGGATAAATCAGGATACAACTATTTCACAGCAGCTTTCCCTGTGGGACCAAAGGGGTTCTCAGGTTATACGCGGCAATTTGATGGTCATTCCGGTAAAGGACTCACTGATTTATGTTGAACCTTTATACCTCCAGGCGGCACAGGGGAAAATGCCCGAACTCAGCCGTGTGATTGTAGCGCATGGCGACCATGTAGTTATGGAGAGAACACTTGAGGAGTCCCTGCAAAAAATCTTCGGCGGGCAAGATATTATTGAACCGTCCAGCCAACAACCTGCGGGTGAGCAAGGGGCCAACGCGGCAGAAACAGTTTCCAGCCTTTCTCAAAAGGCGAGCCGGCTTTTTGATGAGGCGCAAAAGAAAATTGCCGGCGGGGACTGGGCAGGTTATGGAAATTTGATGGGGCAGTTGAAAGATACTTTAAATGAACTGGCTGATAAAGCCAAGTGA
- a CDS encoding 6-phosphofructokinase → MGKIRNIGVLTGGGDAPGLNAVIRAVVKTAVKQYSLGVVGFLNGFGGLIKNQVRQLSERDVAGILPRGGTILGTTNRDNPFYYPIVKDGKKIYADVSDRIFENISIQEVDALIIIGGDGSLAIGRDLYEKGLQVVGVPKTIDNDLWATEQTFGFDSAMATATDALDKLHTTAESHHRIMVLEVMGRYAGWIALTSGIAGGADAILIPEIPYKIDSIVKKVNERSQQNKQFSIIVVAEGAKPVGGEMVVQKTIDDSFETIRLGGIGNILAKQLEDLTGKESRVTVLGHLQRGGSPTPYDRILATRYGTGAVKLIMDGRFGEMVCLTSATISSVPLKEAAGKIRQVPLDSDLIYSARMLGISMGD, encoded by the coding sequence ATGGGCAAGATAAGAAATATAGGAGTGCTTACCGGAGGCGGGGATGCGCCGGGTCTTAATGCCGTTATCCGGGCGGTCGTTAAGACGGCCGTCAAACAATATAGTCTTGGTGTTGTTGGGTTTTTAAACGGGTTCGGGGGATTGATCAAAAACCAGGTACGCCAGTTGAGTGAGCGGGATGTGGCGGGGATACTTCCACGTGGTGGGACCATTCTTGGGACAACAAACCGGGACAATCCTTTTTATTATCCCATAGTAAAGGATGGTAAAAAGATTTACGCGGATGTATCCGATCGGATTTTTGAGAACATTAGCATTCAAGAGGTAGATGCGCTGATCATAATAGGCGGTGACGGGAGTCTAGCCATCGGCAGAGATCTGTATGAAAAAGGATTACAGGTTGTTGGTGTCCCGAAAACAATAGATAATGATCTTTGGGCGACAGAACAGACTTTCGGTTTTGACAGCGCAATGGCTACGGCAACAGATGCCTTGGATAAACTGCATACAACTGCAGAATCTCATCATCGCATTATGGTTTTGGAAGTTATGGGGCGTTATGCGGGCTGGATTGCGCTTACTTCAGGAATTGCCGGTGGCGCGGACGCCATTCTTATTCCTGAAATACCATATAAAATAGATAGTATAGTCAAAAAGGTCAACGAGCGCAGTCAGCAAAACAAGCAGTTCAGTATTATAGTGGTGGCAGAGGGCGCCAAACCGGTGGGTGGTGAAATGGTTGTACAAAAAACTATTGATGACAGCTTTGAGACGATACGTCTCGGGGGCATTGGCAATATATTGGCCAAGCAGCTTGAAGATTTAACAGGCAAAGAATCAAGAGTAACAGTTTTAGGGCACCTCCAGCGGGGGGGATCGCCAACACCTTACGATCGTATCCTGGCCACCCGTTATGGTACAGGCGCCGTAAAATTGATCATGGACGGACGTTTTGGGGAAATGGTTTGTTTAACCAGCGCAACAATTTCATCTGTGCCTTTGAAGGAAGCCGCGGGCAAAATCCGCCAGGTCCCTCTGGACAGCGATTTGATATATTCAGCACGTATGTTGGGAATTTCTATGGGCGATTAA
- a CDS encoding glycosyltransferase family 4 protein, whose amino-acid sequence MKIGFFTDSYFPYTSGVVHSIDTFNQELVALGHEVFIFAPSYSNIQDEQKNVFRFSSLPAPTNRDFALAFPFSVHLGNILEKWQPEIIHAHSPFILGHVGSSCARRLQIPLVFTFHTLYDEYVHYFPIAQKITKNIVRSISRNFCNQSNVVIVPTEVVREHLLQMGVSTRIKKIPTGIKLSEFSNPDRFWLKEHYGIPDASKVLLFAGRLGQEKNIYFLLECFEKVYAEFPGTFLVLVGSGPEEDELKNWTTARGISNNVIFTGKKDKSEMARHYAGSDLFVFTSLTETQGLVIAEAKAAGIPSVAVKANGVCEMVNNGEDGYLTDLDQNSFIEKVVLLLKDNELRKKFSEKAKENVKKISSRRCALDLINSYQEVLQAGGVKKYMVNGEK is encoded by the coding sequence TTGAAAATAGGTTTTTTTACAGATAGTTATTTTCCATATACCAGTGGGGTTGTCCATTCAATAGATACATTTAATCAGGAATTAGTCGCCCTGGGCCATGAAGTATTCATTTTTGCCCCAAGCTACTCCAACATTCAGGATGAACAGAAAAACGTATTCCGCTTCAGTTCACTCCCTGCTCCAACCAACCGTGATTTTGCGCTGGCATTCCCTTTTTCGGTCCATTTAGGAAATATTCTTGAAAAATGGCAGCCAGAAATAATTCACGCTCATTCCCCTTTTATTCTTGGTCATGTCGGGTCAAGCTGCGCCCGCCGGTTACAAATTCCGCTTGTTTTTACATTCCATACCCTCTACGATGAATATGTTCATTATTTTCCCATTGCCCAGAAGATAACCAAAAATATTGTCAGGAGTATTTCAAGGAATTTCTGCAATCAAAGCAATGTTGTCATAGTTCCCACCGAAGTTGTCCGTGAACATTTATTACAAATGGGTGTTTCCACACGGATTAAAAAGATTCCTACAGGTATTAAGTTAAGTGAGTTCTCAAATCCGGACAGGTTCTGGCTGAAAGAACACTACGGCATTCCGGATGCAAGTAAAGTCCTTCTTTTTGCCGGCCGGTTGGGGCAGGAGAAAAATATATATTTTCTGCTTGAATGTTTCGAGAAAGTCTATGCTGAATTCCCCGGGACTTTTCTTGTGCTGGTCGGCAGTGGTCCCGAGGAGGATGAGTTAAAGAACTGGACGACTGCCCGTGGGATTAGCAATAACGTTATTTTTACAGGAAAAAAGGATAAGAGCGAAATGGCCCGTCATTATGCGGGCTCAGATCTCTTTGTTTTTACTTCATTGACGGAAACTCAGGGTTTGGTAATTGCCGAGGCTAAAGCCGCCGGTATACCATCCGTTGCTGTTAAAGCAAACGGTGTATGCGAGATGGTGAACAATGGTGAAGACGGATACCTTACCGATTTGGATCAGAATTCTTTCATCGAAAAGGTTGTCCTGCTTTTGAAGGATAATGAGCTGCGAAAGAAGTTTTCTGAAAAGGCAAAGGAAAATGTGAAAAAAATCTCCTCCAGGCGGTGCGCCCTGGATTTGATTAATAGCTACCAGGAAGTGCTGCAGGCGGGAGGGGTAAAGAAATACATGGTTAATGGTGAAAAGTAG
- the pstA gene encoding phosphate ABC transporter permease PtsA, with product MIISPKKTQEIAWIITWISGLIVFLILAILIGFIFYHGLSSISWGFINNSIPEGGIFPAIICTIYIVLLTLAIAVPLGLGTSIYLSLYAPKGKFSDIVRYSIETLAGVPSIIFGLFGMALFVIVLLGTQCLLAGALTMACLVLPTMILASEEAIRAVPIFHIEASLALGATKWQTITKVILPTALPGIITAIILCVGRVIEETACLYATLGLSMLTPGSLFHGGRTLALHLYLLVTEMPGDRELLIGQAMGTSIILIIIVIMINFLTRFLSGYFLDRMKGGN from the coding sequence ATGATTATTTCCCCTAAGAAGACTCAAGAAATTGCCTGGATTATAACCTGGATATCCGGTTTAATTGTCTTTTTAATTCTCGCAATCTTGATCGGCTTTATCTTTTACCACGGTTTATCATCAATCTCATGGGGCTTTATAAATAATTCAATCCCTGAAGGAGGGATATTTCCAGCAATAATCTGCACTATTTACATTGTTCTTTTAACTCTGGCCATAGCGGTCCCCCTTGGCCTGGGCACTTCTATTTACCTTTCTTTATACGCTCCAAAAGGCAAGTTCAGCGACATTGTCCGTTATAGTATAGAAACTTTGGCTGGTGTACCATCAATTATTTTCGGCCTTTTCGGCATGGCCCTTTTTGTAATTGTATTGCTCGGCACGCAATGCCTGCTGGCGGGCGCGCTAACTATGGCTTGCCTTGTTCTGCCAACTATGATCCTGGCATCGGAAGAAGCAATCAGAGCCGTACCTATCTTTCATATAGAGGCAAGCCTTGCCCTGGGAGCAACAAAGTGGCAGACAATTACGAAAGTTATTTTGCCTACAGCTTTACCCGGAATTATAACTGCAATCATACTCTGTGTCGGCCGTGTGATTGAGGAAACAGCATGTCTATACGCAACCCTTGGTTTAAGCATGCTTACGCCTGGTTCTTTATTCCATGGTGGAAGGACTCTGGCGCTTCATTTATATCTTCTGGTAACTGAAATGCCTGGGGATAGGGAACTGCTTATTGGCCAGGCTATGGGAACAAGCATAATTCTTATAATTATTGTAATCATGATTAATTTTTTAACACGATTTTTATCCGGTTACTTCCTTGATAGAATGAAAGGGGGAAATTAA
- the pstC gene encoding phosphate ABC transporter permease subunit PstC, whose translation MFNRYFVDNVSKQIVFVCATISLLILFLIVIFILKEGFPAFTNIGLAKFLFGTEWSLKEEEFSILPLIIGSILATLGTVVMATPLSIACAVFLSEVAPRRISSLLRQAIEVLAGIPSVVYGLVGMIMLVPIIRQLGGSGYSLLAGIVVLTIMVLPTMVTITEDSLRAVPVSYKEAALALGATQWQAIWMVLLPAARSGITAAFILGMARAIGETMAVYMVIGNAFAIPRTLLDPSRTLTSHIVGQILESAAGSLHLSALFAVGIVLVVFILVFNSIAFLIRRKTL comes from the coding sequence ATGTTTAATCGTTATTTTGTGGATAACGTCTCCAAACAAATAGTTTTTGTTTGTGCTACCATCTCTCTTCTTATTCTTTTCCTTATTGTTATTTTTATCTTAAAAGAAGGATTCCCCGCTTTTACAAATATAGGTCTAGCAAAATTCCTTTTTGGAACTGAATGGAGTTTAAAAGAGGAAGAATTCAGCATCCTTCCGTTGATCATCGGTTCTATCCTGGCAACTTTGGGCACTGTTGTTATGGCCACGCCATTGAGCATTGCCTGTGCAGTCTTCCTTTCTGAAGTAGCCCCGCGAAGAATAAGTTCTTTACTCAGACAGGCTATAGAAGTTCTTGCCGGCATCCCTTCTGTAGTTTACGGACTTGTTGGAATGATTATGCTTGTACCCATAATAAGGCAGCTTGGAGGCAGCGGTTACAGCCTATTAGCAGGCATAGTCGTACTAACAATCATGGTTTTACCTACAATGGTAACTATTACAGAAGACAGCCTCCGCGCCGTTCCAGTTTCTTATAAGGAAGCCGCCCTTGCCCTTGGCGCAACACAATGGCAGGCTATTTGGATGGTCCTTCTTCCTGCCGCAAGGTCCGGTATTACAGCTGCCTTTATTCTTGGAATGGCAAGGGCTATAGGTGAAACAATGGCCGTTTATATGGTGATCGGTAATGCATTCGCTATTCCCAGAACCCTTCTGGATCCTTCCCGAACCTTAACTTCCCATATAGTCGGACAAATTCTTGAATCCGCAGCAGGAAGCTTACACTTAAGCGCTTTGTTTGCTGTTGGAATTGTCCTTGTTGTGTTCATCCTGGTCTTTAACAGCATTGCCTTCTTAATAAGGAGAAAAACCTTATGA
- a CDS encoding acetyl-CoA carboxylase biotin carboxyl carrier protein subunit, whose protein sequence is MKKFKVTVNGEVFEVEVEEISPSKSQLVSLQPVLQQPLSTELPHSVFSSKRIPGNLKRGIVISPMPGSISKIKVNVGDQVKKGDILLVLEAMKMENEINATDDGKVKEILVKKGQKVSGGDILAIIE, encoded by the coding sequence ATGAAAAAGTTTAAAGTAACTGTTAACGGTGAAGTCTTTGAAGTGGAAGTTGAAGAAATAAGCCCGTCTAAAAGTCAACTTGTCAGCCTGCAGCCTGTTTTGCAGCAGCCTCTCAGTACTGAACTTCCACATAGTGTTTTTTCGTCAAAAAGAATACCTGGCAATTTAAAACGTGGGATTGTCATATCTCCTATGCCTGGCAGTATAAGCAAGATAAAAGTTAATGTAGGCGATCAGGTTAAAAAAGGAGATATTCTTTTAGTCCTGGAAGCTATGAAAATGGAGAATGAAATTAACGCCACGGACGACGGCAAAGTAAAAGAAATCCTTGTTAAAAAGGGACAGAAGGTTTCTGGTGGTGATATACTGGCAATCATTGAATAG
- a CDS encoding methylmalonyl-CoA carboxyltransferase — MQKKLDQLKSYREQIEAGGGKARIDKQHEAGKKTARERIDLLLEPGSFVEINTFAGNEDIPNLEHPGEGVVTGYGTVNGQKIFIFAQDFTVTGGSLGKVHAAKISKVLDLATKTGAPVIGFNDSGGARIQEGIDALDGYGQIFYRNTIASGVIPQISVIMGPCAGGAVYSPALTDFIFMVKDIGRMFITGPQVIKAVTGAEVSMEDLGGALTHNQISGVAHFVAESEEECMVLLSQLLSYLPSNNLEEPPLYDSREPIGNQEELLNIIPEEPHLSYDVRKVIKLIVDAGELLEVQALYAPNALIGFARFEGRTAGIVANQPTYLAGCLDINASNKTARFVRFCDCFNIPVVTLIDVPGYLPGFAQEYGGIIRHGAKLLYAYSEATVPKITVILRKAYGGAYIAMGSSSLRADAIFAWPTAEVAVMGPEGAVNILYNNEISKSENPQETRTKLEGEYRAKFANPYISCAKGYVDDVINPRQTRSKIIASLKAFSNKRETRPQKKHGNITL, encoded by the coding sequence GTGCAGAAAAAACTTGATCAGCTAAAAAGCTATCGTGAACAAATAGAAGCTGGAGGCGGTAAGGCCCGTATAGATAAACAACATGAAGCCGGCAAAAAAACTGCACGCGAGCGTATTGATCTTCTGTTGGAACCCGGATCATTTGTTGAAATCAATACTTTTGCAGGGAACGAAGACATACCGAATCTGGAACACCCGGGAGAAGGTGTGGTAACAGGCTACGGTACAGTCAATGGCCAAAAAATATTTATCTTCGCTCAGGATTTTACAGTTACCGGCGGTTCACTTGGTAAGGTCCATGCTGCAAAGATAAGTAAGGTCCTGGACCTGGCCACAAAAACAGGAGCGCCAGTAATTGGCTTTAATGATTCCGGTGGAGCGCGTATACAGGAAGGAATCGACGCCCTTGACGGATACGGACAGATTTTTTATCGCAATACAATAGCTTCGGGTGTAATACCACAAATATCAGTGATCATGGGTCCCTGCGCCGGCGGTGCGGTATACTCGCCGGCCCTGACTGACTTTATTTTTATGGTGAAAGATATCGGCAGGATGTTTATTACAGGTCCACAGGTTATTAAAGCCGTTACGGGGGCCGAAGTGAGCATGGAAGATTTGGGCGGCGCATTAACTCATAACCAAATTAGCGGGGTCGCTCACTTTGTTGCAGAATCAGAAGAGGAATGCATGGTCCTCCTCAGCCAATTATTAAGCTATTTGCCGTCTAATAATTTGGAAGAACCTCCACTGTATGATTCCAGGGAACCTATTGGAAACCAGGAGGAATTGCTTAATATTATACCGGAAGAACCACATTTGTCTTATGATGTACGGAAAGTAATTAAACTAATTGTTGATGCCGGAGAACTTCTTGAAGTACAAGCCTTATATGCGCCAAACGCTTTAATAGGTTTTGCCCGTTTTGAGGGGCGTACAGCAGGTATTGTTGCCAATCAGCCTACTTATCTTGCCGGCTGCCTGGATATAAACGCGTCAAATAAGACAGCCAGATTCGTCCGTTTTTGTGATTGTTTTAACATACCTGTTGTAACTCTAATAGATGTGCCGGGTTATTTGCCCGGATTTGCGCAGGAATATGGCGGTATTATACGGCATGGGGCAAAATTACTATATGCTTATTCGGAAGCCACTGTGCCTAAAATTACTGTAATTTTACGAAAAGCCTATGGCGGAGCATATATAGCCATGGGCAGCAGTTCCTTACGGGCTGACGCAATATTTGCCTGGCCAACCGCAGAAGTTGCTGTAATGGGCCCCGAGGGTGCAGTTAATATCCTCTACAACAATGAAATTTCTAAATCCGAAAACCCGCAGGAAACGCGCACAAAACTTGAGGGGGAGTATCGCGCCAAATTCGCCAACCCTTACATTTCTTGCGCCAAGGGATATGTGGACGACGTAATCAACCCCAGACAGACCAGGAGTAAAATCATTGCTTCCCTAAAGGCTTTCTCGAACAAAAGAGAAACAAGGCCTCAGAAGAAACACGGAAATATTACACTGTAA
- a CDS encoding repressor LexA, with protein sequence MLSQLTSREQQILDAIKKVVQIKGYPPSVREIGQLVGLNSSSTVHGYLQRLEQKGFLHRDPSKPRALELMGDPSGFRNINVHYIPVLGRVPAGDPLLAIENPEEVMPVPVDLTGQGEFFLLRIHGESMIKSGILDGDLVVVRRQQTADNGDIIVALLGEEVTVKRFFLEEDHVRLQPENDLLSPIIVKNINILGKVTALLRKL encoded by the coding sequence TTGTTATCCCAACTTACATCTCGTGAGCAGCAGATACTCGACGCTATAAAAAAGGTGGTTCAAATTAAGGGGTATCCCCCTTCCGTTAGGGAAATCGGCCAGCTTGTCGGCCTGAACTCAAGTTCTACAGTACACGGCTACCTGCAGCGCCTTGAGCAAAAAGGTTTTTTGCATCGTGATCCAAGCAAACCCCGTGCTCTGGAACTTATGGGGGACCCATCCGGGTTTCGGAACATTAATGTTCATTATATACCGGTTTTGGGCAGGGTTCCTGCCGGTGATCCTTTACTGGCTATTGAAAACCCGGAGGAAGTCATGCCTGTTCCGGTTGATCTAACAGGTCAGGGCGAATTCTTTCTCCTTAGGATCCATGGAGAAAGTATGATCAAATCGGGTATCCTGGATGGTGATCTGGTAGTCGTTCGCCGCCAGCAGACAGCTGATAATGGTGATATAATTGTTGCCTTGCTTGGTGAAGAAGTTACCGTAAAACGCTTCTTTCTGGAGGAAGATCATGTCCGCCTTCAACCCGAAAACGATTTGCTCTCCCCTATCATTGTGAAAAATATTAATATATTGGGTAAAGTAACCGCCCTGCTGAGGAAACTATAA
- a CDS encoding S-methyl-5'-thioadenosine phosphorylase, translated as MEAEIGIFGGSGFYRFLDNVKEYKIETPYGPPSDKIAIADFKGKRIAFLPRHGKEHSIPPHMINYRANVYAMSKLGVTRIFGPCAAGSLQAHVRRGDFVICDQFVDRTWGRGDTFYDGPIATHISAADPYCPEMRKLIISKCKELGFSMHEQGTVVVIQGPRFSTRSESRWFTKMGWEVINMTQYPETILARELGICYVNISLITDYDVGLEGEEFINPVSHEEVFKVFNENNDRLRSLLYAVIEAITSRRNCSCEESLLTARF; from the coding sequence ATGGAGGCCGAAATAGGTATTTTTGGGGGTTCTGGTTTTTACCGTTTTCTTGATAACGTAAAGGAATACAAGATTGAAACCCCTTATGGACCGCCGAGTGATAAGATAGCCATCGCTGATTTTAAAGGTAAACGGATTGCCTTTTTACCCCGGCATGGAAAAGAGCACAGCATACCGCCCCACATGATCAATTACAGGGCAAATGTCTATGCGATGTCCAAACTGGGCGTAACCAGGATATTCGGGCCCTGTGCGGCGGGAAGCCTTCAGGCTCACGTCAGAAGAGGGGATTTTGTAATCTGCGACCAGTTCGTGGACAGGACATGGGGCAGGGGGGATACCTTTTACGATGGTCCCATTGCAACACATATCAGCGCAGCTGACCCCTATTGCCCGGAAATGCGCAAACTTATCATCAGTAAGTGCAAGGAACTCGGTTTCTCCATGCACGAACAGGGAACCGTAGTCGTTATCCAGGGACCTCGCTTTTCAACGCGGTCGGAAAGCCGGTGGTTTACAAAAATGGGCTGGGAAGTAATTAATATGACCCAGTATCCCGAAACAATCCTGGCCCGTGAACTGGGAATATGTTATGTAAACATATCTTTAATCACCGATTATGACGTAGGTCTCGAAGGGGAAGAATTTATCAATCCGGTAAGCCACGAAGAGGTCTTTAAAGTTTTTAATGAAAATAATGACCGGCTTAGATCTTTGTTGTACGCAGTCATCGAAGCAATAACAAGCAGGAGAAACTGCTCATGTGAGGAATCGCTGCTTACAGCCAGGTTTTAA
- a CDS encoding adenine phosphoribosyltransferase has product MNLTSEQETNLKNKIRTIPDFPKAGILFRDITTLLQDGPAFNQINDLLAEYCIQKKAEAVVAIESRGFIFGGAIADRLKIPFLPVRKKGKLPAATVKASYFLEYGQESVEMHMDVFNKKEGVVIIDDLLATGGTAAAAAELVEKCGGKVNGFAFLIELDLLNGRDKLQQYDVFSLLHYKE; this is encoded by the coding sequence GTGAATCTAACTTCTGAACAAGAAACAAATCTAAAAAATAAAATAAGGACGATTCCCGATTTTCCAAAGGCAGGGATCCTCTTTCGGGATATAACAACCCTTTTACAGGATGGACCTGCTTTTAACCAGATAAACGATCTGCTTGCCGAATATTGCATTCAAAAAAAAGCAGAGGCCGTTGTAGCTATTGAATCCCGCGGCTTTATTTTTGGCGGAGCGATTGCCGACCGTCTTAAAATTCCTTTTCTTCCCGTCCGTAAAAAGGGGAAGTTGCCTGCCGCAACGGTTAAGGCAAGCTATTTCCTGGAATATGGACAAGAATCCGTGGAAATGCATATGGATGTCTTCAACAAGAAAGAAGGAGTAGTTATAATTGACGACCTTCTGGCCACAGGCGGAACAGCCGCAGCAGCAGCCGAGCTTGTTGAGAAATGCGGAGGAAAGGTAAACGGATTTGCTTTTTTAATCGAACTGGACCTGCTGAACGGAAGAGATAAGCTTCAGCAGTACGATGTTTTTTCACTGCTTCATTACAAAGAGTAA